A DNA window from Pseudodesulfovibrio thermohalotolerans contains the following coding sequences:
- a CDS encoding carbohydrate ABC transporter permease, producing MREASRDKWKAFLTLLPSMILIGVFVYGFIGNTIWTSMTDWGGVGSLALVPEKNFVGLENYIDLFTGFLGSGFRQDLVNAVYYSVMLLAGAVGLGMFIAILLDQKPKGEDVLRTIFLYPMSLSFIVSGTIWRWLLAPQGGVNVLPKYFGFDPLNFKWLSSQSAVLVFNWQDILRILVSFAAFILILTGVYMLRKDQSKAIKRWLVPGIALGAFVWLFGDIIPSALFMEEEHGFNLATLGIIIATIWQYSGYTMALYLAGFNGISQDLRDAAMLDGASQAGYYRHVAIPMLKPITISAVIILSHISLKMFDLIFAMTGPDNAATGHPALTMYLTTFRANDFAKGAAIAIVLFLIAAMFIVPYLIGQYRQRGRR from the coding sequence ATGCGGGAAGCCTCGCGCGACAAATGGAAAGCGTTTTTGACGCTCCTTCCGTCCATGATCCTCATCGGCGTTTTCGTCTACGGATTTATCGGCAACACCATCTGGACCTCCATGACCGACTGGGGCGGCGTGGGCTCGCTGGCACTCGTCCCCGAGAAGAATTTCGTCGGCCTGGAAAACTACATCGACCTGTTCACCGGGTTCCTGGGCAGCGGATTCCGCCAGGATTTGGTCAACGCGGTCTATTATTCGGTCATGCTTCTGGCCGGGGCCGTGGGGCTCGGCATGTTCATCGCCATCCTTCTCGATCAGAAGCCCAAGGGCGAGGACGTGTTGCGGACCATCTTCCTCTATCCCATGTCCCTGTCCTTCATCGTTTCAGGAACCATCTGGCGGTGGCTGCTCGCGCCCCAGGGCGGGGTCAATGTGTTGCCCAAATACTTCGGCTTCGACCCCCTGAACTTCAAGTGGCTGTCCAGCCAGTCGGCCGTGCTGGTCTTCAACTGGCAGGACATCCTGCGCATCCTGGTCTCCTTCGCCGCCTTCATTCTCATCCTGACGGGCGTGTACATGCTCCGGAAAGACCAGTCCAAGGCCATAAAACGATGGCTTGTTCCCGGCATCGCGCTCGGGGCCTTTGTCTGGCTGTTCGGCGACATCATCCCGAGCGCTCTGTTCATGGAGGAGGAGCATGGCTTCAACCTGGCGACGCTCGGAATCATCATCGCCACCATCTGGCAGTATTCAGGCTATACGATGGCCCTCTACCTCGCCGGGTTCAACGGCATTTCCCAGGACCTGCGCGACGCGGCCATGCTCGACGGCGCGTCCCAGGCGGGTTACTACCGGCACGTGGCCATCCCCATGCTCAAGCCGATCACCATTTCCGCGGTCATCATCCTGTCGCACATCTCGCTGAAGATGTTCGACCTGATCTTCGCCATGACCGGACCGGACAACGCCGCCACCGGCCACCCGGCGCTGACCATGTACCTGACGACCTTCCGTGCCAATGATTTCGCCAAGGGCGCGGCCATCGCCATCGTCCTTTTCCTTATCGCGGCCATGTTCATCGTGCCCTATCTCATAGGCCAGTACCGGCAGCGGGGGAGACGTTAG
- a CDS encoding pilus assembly protein TadG-related protein — MFTRFSDRKAEKACSATTSRLRSSRRQPCRFPRESRRGSTSAIMALLLPILLGVAGIAVDMGNMYMTHTKLQAAVDAGALAGSLQLPYDPDLTKGIVNKAVNDMVAANMESAEVTSIAAGTEIRSVKVTARATVNMLLMEVLGLADQEVQASAVAGFNKLEVVFVIDNSGSMRGTPITLVRQASAELTDLLIPDGASPDTKVGLVPFRGKIRLGADVDGHSAGCQNADGSLNNGIHEDFMDEYNALPYYYKYSIALDTCSSIPTVQALSQNKNEIIQSINSQTAQGAASGTLISEGIKWGRNLLTPAPPFTQAGSKEDFRKIMIVLTDGDTEDGECGGPYRATYRPNVYWTNAYYGMGVDTAHCEDGGVLNQETLDEAQAAKDAGIEIFTIRFGSSDNVDIQLMKEIASSKEGTDDHYFDAPSVYDIPDIFKQIGKQLGWRLL; from the coding sequence ATGTTTACAAGATTTTCGGATCGCAAAGCGGAGAAGGCATGTTCGGCGACAACGAGCCGTTTACGCTCGTCGCGCAGACAACCATGCCGCTTCCCTAGGGAATCCCGCAGGGGCTCCACCAGCGCCATCATGGCCCTGCTGCTCCCCATCCTTCTGGGAGTGGCGGGCATCGCCGTGGACATGGGCAACATGTACATGACCCATACCAAGCTCCAGGCCGCCGTCGACGCGGGCGCGCTCGCCGGGAGCCTGCAACTGCCCTATGACCCCGACCTGACCAAGGGCATCGTCAACAAGGCCGTGAACGACATGGTCGCCGCCAACATGGAAAGCGCCGAGGTCACAAGCATCGCGGCGGGCACCGAAATCCGCAGCGTCAAGGTCACGGCCCGGGCCACGGTCAACATGCTCCTCATGGAAGTGCTCGGACTCGCCGACCAGGAAGTTCAGGCCAGCGCCGTGGCGGGCTTCAACAAGCTCGAAGTCGTCTTTGTCATCGACAACTCAGGCTCCATGCGCGGCACGCCCATCACCCTGGTCAGACAGGCCTCCGCCGAACTGACCGACCTGCTCATTCCCGACGGAGCATCGCCCGACACCAAGGTCGGCCTGGTTCCCTTCCGCGGAAAGATTCGTCTCGGCGCCGACGTGGACGGCCATTCCGCAGGCTGCCAGAACGCGGACGGCTCGCTCAACAACGGCATTCACGAAGATTTCATGGATGAATACAACGCCCTGCCGTACTACTACAAATACAGCATCGCCCTGGACACCTGCTCCAGCATCCCGACCGTACAGGCGCTCAGCCAGAACAAGAACGAAATCATCCAGTCCATAAATTCCCAGACCGCTCAAGGCGCGGCCTCGGGCACGCTCATCTCGGAAGGCATCAAGTGGGGACGGAACCTCCTCACCCCGGCACCGCCCTTCACCCAGGCCGGCAGCAAGGAAGACTTCCGCAAGATCATGATCGTGCTCACCGACGGCGACACCGAGGACGGCGAGTGCGGCGGTCCCTACCGCGCCACCTATCGGCCCAACGTCTACTGGACCAACGCCTACTACGGCATGGGCGTGGACACGGCCCACTGCGAGGACGGCGGCGTCCTCAACCAGGAAACCCTCGACGAGGCCCAGGCGGCCAAGGACGCGGGCATCGAGATCTTCACCATCCGCTTCGGCTCCTCGGACAACGTCGACATCCAGCTCATGAAGGAGATCGCCTCAAGCAAGGAAGGGACCGACGACCACTACTTCGACGCCCCGTCCGTGTACGACATTCCCGACATCTTCAAGCAGATCGGCAAGCAGCTCGGCTGGCGACTGCTGTAA
- a CDS encoding sigma-54-dependent transcriptional regulator produces MGERILVVDDDRAFQGMLVEALVENGYAVETAASAEEGIKKAGTTAFELILHDIQLPGMSGLEALRHLADVAPGVDVIVMTGFGSKETGITAMQQGAYDYFEKPFSLREMAVVVRRALEKRLLQTELAELKRHGGSSPLNNIIGHSAPMMGVKERISRVAELNADVLIMGETGTGKELVADTIHALSSRAKSPFVKINCAAIPETLIESELFGHEKGAFTGATSMKQGKFELAKGGSLMLDEIGDMPLHLQPKLLRAVEQKQAERVGGAKPIHYDVRIIAATNQELEERVRDGGFRSDLYYRLNVATLILPPLRERKSDLPQLAEFFLDRANRRLGTDIAGVSSEAMEIFFNYDWPGNVRQFANAVERAAIFCTSNRITPAEVDQAFSNARPAADNAAYLPTGEGLPLKKALAEYEKTLIQNALRACGGVQTEAASALGVSAKNLWNKLKKHGINPILFKN; encoded by the coding sequence GTGGGCGAAAGAATTCTTGTGGTCGACGACGACCGTGCCTTTCAGGGCATGTTGGTCGAGGCGCTGGTCGAGAACGGCTATGCGGTTGAAACCGCGGCCAGCGCGGAGGAAGGCATCAAGAAGGCCGGGACAACCGCCTTCGAGCTGATATTGCACGACATCCAACTGCCCGGCATGTCCGGGCTCGAAGCCCTGCGTCATCTGGCCGATGTGGCCCCCGGCGTGGACGTTATCGTCATGACCGGCTTCGGCTCCAAGGAGACCGGGATAACGGCCATGCAGCAGGGAGCCTATGATTATTTCGAGAAGCCGTTTTCCCTGCGCGAGATGGCCGTCGTGGTCCGCCGCGCCCTGGAGAAGCGCCTTCTCCAGACGGAGCTGGCCGAACTCAAGCGTCACGGCGGTTCCAGCCCCCTGAACAACATCATCGGGCACAGTGCGCCCATGATGGGGGTCAAGGAGCGCATCAGCAGGGTGGCCGAGCTCAATGCGGACGTGCTCATTATGGGCGAGACCGGCACCGGCAAGGAGCTGGTTGCGGACACCATTCATGCCCTGAGTTCCCGGGCAAAATCTCCGTTCGTCAAGATCAACTGCGCGGCCATTCCCGAAACTCTCATAGAATCCGAGCTGTTCGGCCATGAAAAAGGGGCCTTTACCGGGGCCACGTCCATGAAGCAGGGCAAGTTCGAGCTGGCCAAGGGCGGCTCCCTTATGCTCGACGAGATCGGCGACATGCCGCTGCATCTCCAGCCCAAGCTTTTGCGCGCCGTGGAGCAGAAACAGGCCGAGCGCGTGGGCGGGGCCAAGCCCATCCACTACGACGTCCGCATCATCGCGGCCACCAACCAGGAGCTGGAGGAGCGCGTCCGGGATGGCGGGTTCCGCAGCGATCTATACTATAGACTTAATGTGGCCACCCTGATTTTGCCCCCCCTTCGCGAGCGCAAGTCCGACCTGCCGCAATTGGCCGAGTTCTTCCTGGACCGCGCCAATCGTCGGCTCGGCACGGATATCGCGGGCGTCTCGTCCGAGGCCATGGAAATATTCTTCAACTACGACTGGCCGGGCAACGTCCGGCAGTTTGCCAACGCCGTGGAGCGCGCCGCGATCTTCTGTACCTCCAACCGGATCACCCCGGCCGAGGTGGACCAAGCCTTTTCCAACGCTCGACCCGCCGCGGACAACGCCGCGTACCTGCCCACGGGCGAAGGGCTTCCCCTGAAGAAGGCCCTTGCGGAATATGAGAAGACCCTCATCCAGAACGCCCTGAGAGCGTGCGGCGGGGTCCAGACCGAGGCCGCGTCCGCCCTTGGCGTGTCCGCGAAGAACCTCTGGAACAAACTCAAAAAACACGGCATCAATCCGATATTGTTCAAGAATTAG
- a CDS encoding A24 family peptidase, which translates to MDILIIIALATALVTATVTDLKTQRIYNWLTFPLILAGFATHTVFGGFAGLKFAAGGFALGFVAMAIPYFMGVMGAGDVKLMAGIGAWLGLDATLTAFLFTCIAGGVYALAVLAFNPEILKRVLRNIVATFSVFMVSRRFDFAPVTAENAMPRLCYGLAIAVGTVVAMGLQAWLTGSVYTGY; encoded by the coding sequence ATGGATATTCTCATCATCATCGCGCTCGCGACCGCCCTGGTGACGGCCACCGTCACCGATCTCAAAACCCAGCGCATATACAATTGGCTGACGTTCCCGCTCATCCTCGCGGGATTCGCCACGCACACCGTGTTCGGCGGCTTTGCCGGACTGAAGTTCGCCGCCGGCGGCTTCGCACTCGGTTTCGTGGCCATGGCCATTCCATATTTCATGGGCGTGATGGGAGCGGGTGATGTCAAGCTCATGGCCGGTATCGGCGCATGGCTCGGCCTGGATGCGACCCTGACCGCCTTCCTCTTCACCTGCATCGCCGGCGGCGTCTACGCCCTGGCGGTTCTCGCTTTCAATCCGGAAATTCTCAAGCGGGTCCTGCGCAACATCGTGGCCACCTTTTCCGTGTTCATGGTCAGCCGCCGATTCGATTTCGCCCCCGTTACCGCTGAAAACGCCATGCCGAGACTGTGCTACGGCCTGGCCATCGCCGTCGGAACCGTCGTCGCCATGGGCCTCCAGGCCTGGCTCACCGGCTCCGTCTACACCGGCTATTAA
- a CDS encoding TadE/TadG family type IV pilus assembly protein, translating to MRNNRKNARRGLAAVETALILPIMFMLVMAVIEGGNAVYAWVTVQKAAQLGSRYAATGRGADEGTRLADIIAATQAGLTTLDSANVKITVRSWPDLAANGDGIDNDPGAPCQLAEVAVVYDYKPFTPLVSPLLPETIPLKGFDRKVNEPWKPCE from the coding sequence ATGCGCAACAATAGAAAGAACGCCCGCCGAGGCTTGGCCGCCGTGGAAACGGCTCTGATCCTGCCCATCATGTTCATGCTGGTGATGGCCGTGATCGAAGGCGGCAACGCCGTCTACGCCTGGGTAACGGTGCAAAAGGCCGCCCAGCTAGGTTCACGGTACGCGGCCACGGGCCGGGGAGCCGACGAAGGCACCCGTCTGGCCGACATCATCGCGGCCACCCAAGCGGGACTGACCACCCTGGACTCGGCCAACGTCAAGATCACGGTCCGCTCCTGGCCCGACCTGGCGGCCAACGGCGACGGCATCGACAACGACCCTGGCGCGCCCTGCCAGTTGGCTGAAGTGGCGGTGGTATACGACTACAAGCCCTTCACTCCTCTCGTAAGCCCTCTGCTTCCCGAGACCATCCCCCTCAAGGGATTCGACCGCAAGGTCAACGAACCATGGAAGCCGTGCGAATAA
- the cpaB gene encoding Flp pilus assembly protein CpaB — MSKSNKALIQIGLALVLAIVAGVMIFRWTSTMNKTVPTAVNDTVPVVVAKSDLIRGVKLTGEMLEVRMFTKDSRPSGAFSELAQIEGRVLNQPVGMGDVLTPLKLADKSVMGGGVSALITPGKRAMAVKGNSVMGLSGFVRPGDNVDVIVSMTIGREEKPVTKLVLERVKVIATGTELAPPTEDGRTASVDVYTLELTPTESERLALAATQGTLHFALRNEQDESDVRTNGATVPKTLAALRPTRQVRQTRRSVNIEVITGTNRSSVKF, encoded by the coding sequence ATGAGCAAGTCCAACAAGGCATTGATTCAGATAGGGCTGGCCCTGGTCCTGGCCATCGTGGCGGGCGTCATGATCTTTCGCTGGACCAGCACCATGAACAAGACCGTTCCGACTGCCGTGAACGACACCGTGCCCGTGGTCGTGGCCAAGTCCGACCTGATTCGCGGCGTCAAGCTGACCGGCGAGATGCTTGAGGTCCGCATGTTCACCAAGGATTCCCGCCCCTCGGGAGCCTTCTCCGAACTCGCGCAGATCGAAGGCCGGGTGCTCAATCAGCCCGTGGGCATGGGCGATGTCCTGACCCCGCTGAAGCTGGCCGACAAGTCAGTCATGGGCGGCGGCGTGTCCGCGCTCATCACTCCCGGCAAGCGCGCCATGGCCGTCAAGGGCAACAGCGTCATGGGCCTGTCCGGCTTTGTCCGTCCCGGCGACAACGTGGACGTCATCGTCTCCATGACCATCGGCCGCGAAGAGAAGCCCGTGACCAAGCTGGTCCTGGAGCGGGTCAAGGTCATCGCCACCGGCACCGAGCTGGCTCCGCCCACCGAGGACGGCAGGACCGCTTCCGTGGACGTCTACACCCTGGAGCTGACCCCGACCGAGTCCGAGCGGCTCGCCCTGGCCGCGACCCAGGGAACCCTGCATTTCGCCCTTCGAAACGAACAGGACGAATCGGATGTCCGGACCAACGGAGCCACGGTGCCCAAGACCCTGGCCGCCCTGCGGCCCACCCGGCAGGTTCGCCAGACCCGGCGCAGCGTAAATATCGAAGTCATCACCGGCACAAACCGCTCGTCGGTCAAGTTCTAG
- a CDS encoding tetratricopeptide repeat protein, with protein sequence MRAVDDYPAILGVYSLQIQADVGTGHTSVSHANITYWYARQLSPEQFEIQPLNAHHVPSGVRSVLGELDFLRQYTPEPTYYRVHTVPALETLRRKIEMGQEAFSKGNLDEAERQFLKALMIDDKNIDANYGLGEVYSEKKQFDKLKKVLDTLLGLDEAFTFEFRNKFNSFGISLRKNGHYDESIRYYEKSLEIVNTDENVYFNLARVYYEKGSSDSCMDNLEQALKINPAFVEAQKFLNYCRKHA encoded by the coding sequence ATTCGAGCCGTGGACGACTATCCGGCCATTCTGGGCGTGTACTCGCTGCAAATCCAAGCCGACGTGGGGACCGGCCACACTTCGGTGAGTCACGCCAACATCACATACTGGTACGCCCGCCAACTTTCTCCCGAGCAATTCGAAATCCAGCCCCTCAACGCCCATCATGTCCCCTCCGGAGTGCGCAGCGTCCTTGGCGAGCTGGATTTCCTCCGCCAGTACACCCCGGAACCGACCTACTACCGCGTGCATACGGTCCCGGCCTTGGAAACCCTCAGACGCAAGATCGAGATGGGCCAGGAGGCCTTTTCCAAGGGCAACCTGGACGAGGCCGAGCGGCAGTTCCTCAAGGCCCTGATGATCGACGACAAGAACATCGACGCCAATTACGGGCTGGGCGAGGTCTATTCCGAGAAAAAACAATTCGACAAGCTCAAGAAGGTCCTCGACACCCTGCTCGGTCTGGACGAGGCATTTACCTTTGAGTTCCGCAATAAGTTCAACTCGTTCGGCATCTCTCTGCGCAAGAATGGCCACTACGACGAGTCCATCCGCTACTACGAAAAGTCCCTGGAAATCGTGAACACGGACGAGAACGTCTACTTCAACCTCGCCCGCGTCTACTACGAAAAAGGCAGCAGCGACTCTTGCATGGACAACCTCGAACAGGCGTTGAAGATCAACCCCGCCTTTGTCGAGGCGCAAAAATTCCTCAACTATTGCCGGAAACACGCCTGA
- a CDS encoding TadE/TadG family type IV pilus assembly protein — MRKREERRRGMAAVEFALLLPVVLLLILLLIEGGNAMHTYSSLVEASREGARHVLMEGETADVQSLVAAVLADFDPEDVSTNVTTDPVDNTVTVEVSYVYKIFGSQSGEGMFGDNEPFTLVAQTTMPLP, encoded by the coding sequence ATGAGAAAGAGAGAAGAAAGACGCCGGGGGATGGCCGCAGTGGAATTCGCCCTGCTGCTTCCCGTCGTGCTGCTCTTGATCCTGCTTCTGATTGAGGGCGGCAACGCCATGCACACATACTCCTCGCTGGTGGAAGCCAGCCGGGAGGGCGCGCGGCACGTGCTCATGGAAGGCGAGACCGCCGACGTACAGAGCCTCGTCGCCGCCGTGCTCGCCGATTTCGACCCCGAAGACGTGTCCACCAACGTGACCACCGACCCCGTCGACAACACCGTCACAGTAGAGGTTTCCTATGTTTACAAGATTTTCGGATCGCAAAGCGGAGAAGGCATGTTCGGCGACAACGAGCCGTTTACGCTCGTCGCGCAGACAACCATGCCGCTTCCCTAG
- a CDS encoding Flp family type IVb pilin: protein MTKLMNLIRDEEGATAIEYGLIAALIAAGIVTATSALGDQVVSTFEFIKTKMSEATVQ from the coding sequence ATGACGAAGCTGATGAACCTCATCCGTGACGAAGAAGGCGCAACCGCTATCGAGTACGGCCTGATCGCAGCCTTGATCGCCGCCGGTATCGTTACCGCCACTTCCGCCCTCGGCGACCAGGTGGTCTCCACCTTCGAATTCATTAAGACCAAGATGTCCGAGGCTACTGTCCAGTAG
- a CDS encoding ABC transporter substrate-binding protein has product MKKVFAKMLIVFAAALLIGAPQAAQASDLKGDLEIFSWWAGDEGPALAALIDIYKKQNPGVNVINATVTGGSGVNAKAVLKTRMLGGEPPDSFQVHAGQELIGTWVKADRMEDLTPLFKEQGWLDVFPEGLIKLIGTENGIWSVPVNIHRSNVMWYVPANLKKWGIEAPKTWDDFFAAAEKLKAQGIVPLALAQNWTANHLWESVALASMGPDNWDALWAGSLSFDSPEVVKAWELFGKVLQYTNSDASSLSWQQATDMVLDGRAAFNIMGDWAAGYMTTTKKLMPGKGYGWVPSPGTSGEFMFLADSFGLPKGAPHRDNALAWLKVLGSREGSDTFNPLKGSISARKDSDLSKYNDYLKSAAKDWAGDRVVGSLAHGVAANETFMGGFASIMEMFLKSKNPQAASKACAQLAKKAGI; this is encoded by the coding sequence ATGAAAAAGGTCTTTGCGAAAATGTTGATCGTGTTTGCGGCCGCGCTGCTGATCGGCGCTCCGCAAGCCGCTCAGGCGAGCGATCTGAAGGGTGATTTAGAGATATTTTCCTGGTGGGCCGGCGACGAAGGCCCGGCTCTCGCCGCACTGATCGACATCTACAAGAAACAGAACCCCGGCGTGAACGTCATCAACGCCACCGTGACCGGCGGTTCCGGCGTCAACGCCAAGGCGGTTCTCAAGACCCGTATGCTCGGCGGCGAGCCGCCGGATTCCTTCCAGGTCCACGCGGGCCAGGAACTCATCGGCACGTGGGTCAAGGCCGACCGCATGGAAGACCTGACTCCGCTGTTCAAGGAGCAGGGCTGGCTGGACGTCTTCCCCGAAGGCCTCATCAAGCTTATCGGCACCGAAAACGGCATCTGGTCCGTGCCGGTCAACATCCACCGCTCCAACGTGATGTGGTATGTGCCCGCCAACTTGAAGAAATGGGGCATCGAGGCTCCCAAGACCTGGGACGACTTCTTCGCCGCCGCCGAAAAGCTGAAGGCGCAGGGCATCGTGCCTCTGGCCCTGGCCCAGAACTGGACCGCCAACCACCTGTGGGAATCCGTTGCCCTGGCCTCCATGGGCCCCGACAATTGGGACGCCCTGTGGGCCGGCAGCCTGTCCTTCGATTCCCCCGAAGTGGTCAAGGCGTGGGAACTGTTCGGCAAGGTCCTGCAGTACACCAACAGCGACGCTTCGTCCCTGTCCTGGCAGCAGGCCACCGACATGGTTCTTGACGGCCGCGCCGCCTTCAACATCATGGGCGACTGGGCCGCGGGCTACATGACCACCACCAAGAAGCTCATGCCTGGCAAAGGCTACGGCTGGGTCCCGTCTCCGGGCACTTCCGGCGAGTTCATGTTCCTGGCCGACTCCTTCGGCCTGCCCAAGGGCGCTCCGCATCGCGACAACGCTCTCGCCTGGCTGAAGGTCCTGGGCTCCCGAGAGGGCTCCGACACCTTTAACCCGCTCAAGGGCTCCATCTCCGCGCGCAAGGACTCCGACCTGTCCAAATACAACGACTACCTGAAGTCCGCCGCCAAGGACTGGGCCGGTGACCGTGTGGTCGGCTCCCTGGCTCACGGCGTCGCCGCCAACGAGACCTTCATGGGCGGTTTCGCCTCCATCATGGAGATGTTCCTGAAGAGCAAGAATCCCCAGGCTGCCTCCAAGGCTTGCGCACAGCTCGCCAAGAAGGCCGGGATCTAA
- a CDS encoding ABC transporter ATP-binding protein produces MANVQLKNVVKRFGDVEVVHGIDLEVEDNEFIVLVGPSGCGKSTVLRMIAGLEPISSGEVLIGDRVVNQVSPKDRNVAMVFQNYALYPHMSVRDNMSFSLKMRKETGNDVDAKVEEAARVLELLPYLDRKPSELSGGQRQRVAMGRAIVRNPDVFLFDEPLSNLDAQLRTQMRMELRKMHLRLATTTIYVTHDQIEAMTLADRIVILKDGYIQQVGTPIEVFERPVNAFVARFIGNPPMNILEGTFRVEDGRRFVQAGPSKFPVVGGLSESMKDGAPVLAGIRPDSIKMGDRIRKLPEEWLCHGEVVVSEILGGHSHLEIVVDGENKLIAEVEGRVVAHPGEIIPIGFEFDRMVLFDPETELAIY; encoded by the coding sequence ATGGCGAATGTGCAATTGAAGAATGTGGTCAAGCGGTTCGGCGACGTGGAAGTGGTTCACGGCATCGATCTGGAGGTGGAAGACAACGAATTCATCGTCCTGGTAGGGCCGTCCGGCTGCGGCAAGTCCACGGTGCTGCGGATGATTGCGGGGCTGGAGCCTATCAGCAGCGGCGAGGTGCTCATCGGGGACCGGGTGGTCAACCAAGTTTCGCCCAAGGACCGCAACGTGGCCATGGTTTTCCAGAACTACGCCCTGTATCCGCACATGTCCGTGCGCGACAACATGTCCTTCTCGCTGAAAATGCGCAAGGAGACCGGGAACGACGTCGACGCCAAGGTCGAGGAGGCCGCGCGGGTTCTCGAATTGCTGCCCTACCTGGACCGCAAGCCGTCCGAACTGTCCGGCGGCCAGCGGCAGCGCGTGGCCATGGGCCGGGCCATCGTGCGCAATCCGGACGTGTTCCTTTTCGACGAGCCGCTCTCCAACCTCGACGCGCAGTTGCGGACCCAGATGCGCATGGAGCTGAGGAAGATGCATCTGCGGCTGGCGACAACGACCATCTACGTCACCCACGACCAGATCGAGGCCATGACACTGGCCGACCGGATCGTCATCCTCAAGGACGGGTACATCCAGCAGGTGGGCACGCCCATCGAGGTCTTCGAGCGGCCCGTCAACGCCTTCGTGGCCCGGTTCATCGGCAACCCGCCCATGAATATCCTGGAAGGGACCTTCCGCGTGGAGGACGGCCGCCGGTTCGTCCAGGCCGGTCCCTCGAAGTTCCCGGTGGTGGGCGGCCTGAGCGAGTCCATGAAGGACGGCGCGCCCGTGCTGGCGGGCATTCGCCCGGACTCCATCAAGATGGGCGACCGCATCCGCAAGCTGCCCGAGGAGTGGTTGTGCCATGGCGAAGTGGTGGTTTCCGAAATCCTGGGCGGCCACTCTCATCTCGAAATCGTCGTGGACGGTGAAAACAAGCTCATAGCCGAGGTGGAGGGCCGCGTGGTCGCCCATCCCGGCGAGATCATCCCCATTGGTTTCGAATTCGATCGCATGGTCCTGTTCGACCCGGAGACGGAGCTGGCCATTTATTAA
- a CDS encoding carbohydrate ABC transporter permease, with protein MITRKFTLGSVFLYGTLTLLALFFLMPAYMAAVTALKMPADISLPTAWEWPSVINWSSFSQAIEKLKPDFINSIILTICATIGSTMLGSLNGYVFSKWQFKGSEVIFTLFLFGMFIPYQVILIPLFQTLRAMNLYGGLPGLILAHIVYGLPITSLIFRNFYAQIPTALVESAKLDGAGFFSIYLRIVFPLSIPGFVVTSLWQFTQIWNEFLWGICLTRHTANPITVGLANLAGGQAVTWNLPMAGSIMAALPVLAIYIFLGRYFIRGLLAGSVKE; from the coding sequence ATGATTACCCGAAAATTCACCCTCGGCAGCGTGTTCCTCTACGGAACCCTGACCCTGCTCGCGCTCTTCTTCCTCATGCCCGCCTACATGGCGGCCGTGACCGCCTTGAAGATGCCTGCGGACATCAGCCTGCCCACAGCCTGGGAATGGCCGTCCGTCATCAACTGGTCCAGCTTCTCCCAGGCTATCGAGAAGTTGAAGCCCGATTTCATCAACTCCATCATCCTGACCATCTGCGCCACGATAGGGTCCACCATGCTCGGCTCCCTCAATGGCTATGTCTTCTCCAAATGGCAGTTCAAGGGGTCCGAGGTTATCTTCACGCTGTTCCTGTTCGGCATGTTCATCCCGTATCAGGTCATCCTGATCCCGCTCTTCCAGACGCTGCGGGCCATGAACCTCTACGGCGGGCTTCCCGGGCTGATCCTGGCCCACATCGTTTACGGCCTGCCCATCACCTCGCTCATTTTCCGCAACTTCTACGCGCAGATTCCCACCGCCCTCGTCGAATCGGCCAAGCTGGACGGCGCGGGCTTTTTCTCCATCTACCTGCGCATCGTCTTCCCCCTGTCCATTCCGGGGTTCGTGGTCACGTCCCTGTGGCAGTTCACCCAGATCTGGAATGAATTCCTCTGGGGCATTTGTTTGACCCGGCACACGGCCAACCCCATCACCGTGGGACTGGCCAATCTGGCCGGCGGACAGGCCGTGACCTGGAACCTGCCCATGGCCGGTTCCATCATGGCGGCCCTGCCTGTGTTGGCCATCTACATCTTCCTCGGGAGATACTTCATTCGCGGCTTGCTTGCGGGCTCTGTGAAGGAGTAA